The DNA window ATTTGCACACTGTCTTTTCTATGCAAAAAAGTGAGCAGACCGATGAGTCACGGCTGCTCATTCTTGCAGATATAGCATTCTTGATCGATGAGGCACTTGATGTCCTTGATATCAACGAAGGAGACATTCGACCGCAAGAGGATCAACCCGAAGTGATTTCGGGAGTCCTTCAGCACAATAATGATCTGATCGCTATTCTGAGTCCAGATCAATTGGTTGAGCAACTCTAAAAGTAAAAAAGCGATCAGATTCTATTCTTAAGATGAATGCATCGCAAGGACAGACTGCGCCGCCTCGATCCCGTCCGCCGCGCAGTCTGGCAACCCAACCCCGCGATACGCAGCACCCGAAAAAATCACGCGCGGATATGCGCGACTGCCTACTTCAACCAATTCTGCCACGCGTGCCAAGTGTCCCACCTCATACTGAGGCATTCCTTTGTTCCAGCGTGTGACAAGCGTAAATGTCGGCTCAGGATCCGCCTTGAGCCAATTCGCCAGATCTTGGCGCACGCGCTTGAGAATCTCTTCATCAGGCGCGCCAACAATCTGATCATCCTCTGCGCGTCCCACAAAGGCCCGTAGCGTCACAACTTCTCTGTTCGCCATGTGCGGCCATTTTGAGGAAACAAACGTACACGCAGTAACGTCAGACTTTTCCCTTCGCGGAACGACAAACCCCGAGCCATCCAACTCAAACAAAACGTCGCGTGGACGATAGGCCAGCGCCACGGTTGCTACAGACGCATAATGAAACCCCTCAAGCGCATGTTTCACCGCTTCAGCGCTGAATAGTTTTGAGGCGCGATGCGCAGGTACTGCCACCACCACTGCGTCGCAGGTTATCTCACTCCCTGCCGTGCGCACGACACAGGCGCGCGAAGAACACTCGATCGAAGTCACTGCGCGCCCCGTATGTACAGTGGCGCCAAGACCGTGAAGGGCAGAAAGAAGCGCCGACGCAAGCTGAGACAATCCCCCCCGCAATGTGAGAAACGCTGTCTTCGGAAGATCGTCGTCCTGCGCAATATGTTGGCGGTCTGCGACAAATTTCTGCAATCCGCGCAACAAACTCCCGCCGCGTGCCGCCTCCCCTATCTCTGGATAGGTCGCCGCAACGCTCAGACGGTCAATCGGGCTTGCATGCACTCCGGCAAGCACCGCTTCCGCGATCTTCTCGACTACCTCGCGCCCAAGTCGACGCGTGAGCAACTCTCCCATTGAGTCGTTATCACGCTCTTCATCAGGCCCCATCGTCAGGTCAAGCAGCGCGCGCCGCTTTCCATCCTCGCTCAGAAAAGGAATCTGTTCAAACGCCTCTTGTGTGAGGGGAATTCCCATGTATGTCCCCTTTGGAAATGGATACAGTTTACCATCCGACACAAGGTATGTCTTTCTCGCCAAGGGACCTGTCCCCACAAGCTGTTCGCGCAAACCAAGTTCTGTGCACAGGTCGATCATCACGCGTTTGCGCGCGA is part of the Ferroacidibacillus organovorans genome and encodes:
- a CDS encoding chemotaxis protein CheW yields the protein MKCVTFRLGTEIYGLPVDAVRSIERLSKIRAVPCAPSHVLGIMNLRGVVTSVSDLHTVFSMQKSEQTDESRLLILADIAFLIDEALDVLDINEGDIRPQEDQPEVISGVLQHNNDLIAILSPDQLVEQL
- the hemG gene encoding protoporphyrinogen oxidase, whose translation is MNRLHVVVVGAGVTGLAAAYQLMKTGRADVTIFEASEQVGGTLRSIESERHLFEQGPDSFLARKRVMIDLCTELGLREQLVGTGPLARKTYLVSDGKLYPFPKGTYMGIPLTQEAFEQIPFLSEDGKRRALLDLTMGPDEERDNDSMGELLTRRLGREVVEKIAEAVLAGVHASPIDRLSVAATYPEIGEAARGGSLLRGLQKFVADRQHIAQDDDLPKTAFLTLRGGLSQLASALLSALHGLGATVHTGRAVTSIECSSRACVVRTAGSEITCDAVVVAVPAHRASKLFSAEAVKHALEGFHYASVATVALAYRPRDVLFELDGSGFVVPRREKSDVTACTFVSSKWPHMANREVVTLRAFVGRAEDDQIVGAPDEEILKRVRQDLANWLKADPEPTFTLVTRWNKGMPQYEVGHLARVAELVEVGSRAYPRVIFSGAAYRGVGLPDCAADGIEAAQSVLAMHSS